The sequence TTCGCTGATGTCAATGCGTCTTcagaatcttcaggtcttcagagtaatacttgtatgtctcaacatttctagacttcataGTCTAACATAATGAAGTTGACTTTAGTGaactaatcaagcgacttttgagttttgatactaaaatatgacaaccaaccgtGATATACCAACGTTtggagggttcaaccgagcaattctctaaaagTTATCTCTCTAGATGGAAGACGAATGACATATAAAACGTGTACGAGGGTCATATTTTTGGTTAAATAACAAAAGTACCCTTTCGCAAAAAACAAAGTCTAGGCACGTGCAATACATCTGTGTTATTTTCCGAACGACTGTAAATATCTGTCAGTAATTGAATGGCTAAGATTGAGTTCCTTTTTGAGTTTAACATAATATCGAGACAAGTATCGCTTGTCTCTTCAACTACCCTTATGTATTGGCAAGAATGTCATTCagggaaaaaaaaatctctaaatcGTAGTTGTAGAGAGagagaatgaaaaaaataaaaatacccaAATCGATGTCGTTTAAAGTTAAAGGTAAATCAAAATCCTCATAGTTTATTTAAGAGAAATATATCTAAGGTTTATCGTTGGTTCAATTTTGTTGTTTCTCGATGAATCTTAACCCTAATCGACTGTAAGTTTCTGAATCTTAGggttttgtttcgatttcttgtGGTCCTTTAAATATCGTTCGTTTTACGATGATGGGTATATTGTGATGCATGTTAGTTTAAAGTTTCTAGAGTTTATTTCATCATTCTCTGCTTATTTTCGttgattgttttttttctttccttttcatgGTATGAACTAGGTTACTGTGGTGAGAATGAGTATATAATGATTTATATTTCGATTTTTTGTAATATTTGGTTTATTTGTGCTTGATTTAATTTCATTTAAGATTGTATGATGATATTTTTTGGGTAATCTGGTTTTTTAGGGTTGTTGTTTATTTGAAATATGATTTTGAAGTGTTTGTATATGATTTTATTGCAGTGATAGGTATAACTATGGTATAAAAGATTCTATACTCATTATGATATTAACCTAAGCAACAACTCCTAGTGGGTTTCATATGTTTGACTACATCAATGGGAAGCATATTCATTGGCCTAAATATGATGGTGACCTTTTGAACATGATTGGATAGTTGAAGAGTGTGCATGATTGTATTGAGGAGTTTGATGGTGCTCAACGTTTATTTCAGTACTTAGAGAAAGGGTTTTCTATATGATATTGAGGATGAACAAAGCCTGTTGAAGTTTTGAAATGAACCGGATCAAGATATACCAAATGAAGTTCACTTGTACATGACATATAGAGAAGCATTGAATATTATCAAAGATGGTGTTGATGATGAAGTTGGTTCAAGTATACAACCAAAAGAATAGGTTACCATTTTTGTGGTGGTtaaaaggttcttaaatgttacTTAAAAAGACAATGTAGTAGAGGAGGAGCCTAGTTATGAGCCAACCGAAGAAGACAATGTATTTTTTCCAACAAGAGAGCCGGCCTAGTCAGCAATCTACAGAGCAACATTCAGAGATGGCTAGTCATGAACCTTTGTGGAGCCAACTCAGATGCCAACTGAGCACCCTAGTCAGCAGACTACACCTACCAAAAAGATGTCAACACTTACAAAATCTTTTGCATCAAAGAAAACTTAATATGCACTAAGAATAGGTAGCTTACATAGCATTATGTTTAGTGAAGACCATGATACACTTGAAGATATTTTAgctgaagaagaacttgatgtatTACCTGAGAGTACAAACTTGGATAGGCATAGATTTTCTAATAGAGGATGACTCTCATAGTAGCAATTCAGCATGCAATGAGGATGAATCAGtttgtgaagaagaacatgatacaTACTTGGATGGGGAAGGAGAAGATATTGAGAAGTATCAAGAATATAAAACTGATCAAAACAAATATGATGACATGTATGCAAATGTAGAGAGTGAAGAAGTTAATAAATGGACTTGTGATACAGATGAAACTGAAGTTGGTATGACATGGCCAACAATGTGTCAATACAAATTTCTTAATTAGGTTTTCCATTGCGGATGGCTTTGAAGTGGTAAAGACCAAAGATGACCCACCAGAGTAAAGTGCAAATGTAGAGGCCCAAATTGCCTATTAAGACTATTTGCTAACATGTAAAGCCCACTTCAAACACTTGTCTTATCTTATATTTTACTAGGCTTTTATGAGATTTGTATGTGACTAATCACATTATGTTTTGGTTTGATACATGCAAGTGGTTGGGCATACTATGAAGATGAAccgttttttggggactactcaaaaatggtggggaACTACTCTCTAttttttgggtggatattagaagtaataatgaatcaccccttatctaagtttttttaataccaaacttgcccttggtaattaaattagttagtgtaatgattagttagtgttagtgtaatgattaattagtgagGTTAGATTAATTAATTCGgtgtttttaaaagaataattCTTGAGaagaaggttttttttttataagatggTTGATTTCGAAATGAGGATTTTGGGTACTTAtgtatacttcaaatttagttaatgttgcttgaactggcaaaatctttcgaaaaaaatgaaaaatttataaACTGATTTCGACCATGGAAATAGAGTTCGGCTAggacatctgaagaacaggtagccgaactcatctgcaagtgtagttcggctaatggtTCTGAAAACataggtagccgaactcagctttaatggagtttttgctttcaGAAAAAAGTTTGGCTAggattgcgacgtaaccgaaccacATGTTCGGCTGGGAAAAAAAATCGAcgaaaccgaactcaatatataggttttcagagaaaagttcggttaggagaaaaaaaatgctacgtaaccgaactaaaagttcggctaggagaaaaagaaaaaaaagttgcgacgtaaccgaactaaaagttcggctgggattttttttttgcgaggtaaccaaacttttctctgaaagaaaaaactccattaaagctgagctTGGCTAGTTCGACAAACAGTTttacataattcctagccgaacttctctccgcaacttccattttcaactcattttgatgattactactcattttttcaaccaagtaatgggtttgtggatttttttttgaatcgagACGATGAAGcggaaagaagagaagaacaaaataatggatttgttatgattttgtgaaaaattaaaaataatggatttgttatgattttgattttgttttgttaataatTTAGATTAggttatatatgtgtgtgtgtttattagattagttttaattttaattaggtttaGGGTAGattagtcatttccacactttaggacaccccttataagtataggatagacattcctatcacaaagtaatccccaccatttttgagtagtccccaaaaaatggttcatGGAGATCACCAAGCATATTGCTAAGCACAATTGTATCAACCTAACTGGTACATGTCTGCACAGAATGACAAACTCTACATGGGTTGCAAGTGTTATTGAAAATGTACTTGAAAATACTTGGTCACACTGCAGCCTAGCAAGTTCAAGAGTAGATAGGCCAGGTTTGGTGTCATACTAATTGGATTTGTCGGAAAGGTGAACCAGGTATCTAATAGGAGTATTAAAAACGGTCCAACTATACTGTGCTGTCTAATCCTGTTTCTCCATTTCCATTGAAAAACGTCCGCCTTTCTTCCCCATCTCGTTTCAAAAACTGGTGCTGTACTTTCCCGCCTCGAACACCGCGCGACACTGCGCCCTAATAACTCGGAACACAGGTCGGAGAACGAGGACAGAATCGTCACTTCATATATTCCAATATCTATttctatttcttttcttcttttgttcctccGCTCCGTCTTCACCACTCCTCAgacgaaaaaagaaaagaacaaaaccctaattagcatgaAAACCCCTAATCGCAAGGTTTTCTGAAATCTCGAAATGGCGAAGAAAGTAATAACACGGAGTGAGTTGTTAGATCGATGGAGAATCATTGAAgatgattctgatgatgatgataacaAGCTTATTCACAAAGAACAATGGTAATTCGTTTGCTCCCTCTCTCTCTATATGTATATATTATGGATTGTACTTTTTTGATAGTGAAGGATGGGATTTGTGAGACCAATTTCTCAAAAATATTGTTCGAATTTGGGGTTTTTTGAGGTTGGAGTTGTTTGGATAAGTTTGAGTGTTTCTGGGTTCAGTTTCTGAAAATGCTGGGGTTATGTATAGGTTACTGATATGCAGTGGTTTTTATTACTAATGGAATGGATTTTGTGGGTTATGTGTTCCTGGAAgaattgtttttggaagatttgcgAATTTGTTAGTTAGGTTATGAATTTGGGATAATGATTAATTGAATGTTAGGATTTTCTTTTGTGACTTTGTTTTTGATTCAGTTTAGAAATATAGTGGATTCATTGCATTAAGCAGCTAGTATGGGTTATAGCTTTTACGTTATGTGGTGTATTCGTTTTGCTGACTTATTTGTTAGATTTGGGGTTTAGATTATTGTCGTTGTTTTCATTACTTTTTTGAGCTCCCCATTTGGAACTTCAAACATGAGTTTGTATGTCTATTTTGGGGGGTTTTATTTCGGTTAGTTTTTTTTGTCATTCGTGTAGTTTTGATTAAGTTAGGTTTTCAATTTATACTTTGGGAGGATTCAGAATTTAATTGGGACCATTTTGGAACTTCTTTTCAATTGTAACTTAGATTTTAGAATGAGGTGCATTCGTTAGATTATGTATTTAAGTGGGTTTTTGAGCTTGTGTGAAGAGGGTTTTCCAGTTTGCTGACTTACTTTTGTGATTGAGGATTTAGGTTATGATGGGGTGGGTAGCTCAAAGTTTGATTTCACATGTTGctattttcttaataaaaattCTGGATGCAGGTTTGCAGATACCTTCAGTTATTTGATTGATTTGCCAAAAGAAGAACATATTTGGTGTGCCTCATGGGGTTTAATGGGACCACTTCTTGAAACCTTTTACAACTATTTCAAAGATAAAGGTGATGATTCTCCACTTAAACTACTTTGGAAGAGAATTTCTCAAGAAATGCGGCAGTGCGTGCTGTGCGTATCTCAGCATCATCAAGCTCAAGAAATGTATAGTACTGAGTATGAGGCGAGTTGCATTATCCCTCTTTTGAAAGTATTacagagtcttgatgaggaaAGGGTTACTCACCACCTCAAAGAACTAAATGCTAAGATATCTGAAGGAGATTATGATGGAGAGCTTCACAATGCTGAAGTTGTTTGTGTCATGTACGAGGTAAGGATTCTTTCCTATTGTTTGTTTTTTGACAATTGTTCTGTTTCAAGTGATTTATTACGTGAACATTTCGGCATACTAAGATAAAGTTGTGTTTATCTGTTCTAGGTGTTAACTTACCCCATTTTATTAGATGACCAATCTTTGGCCAATGAGTTCCAAATATTCATTGAAGCAGTTGATGATTCTCATGAGTTGAAGTTGACTGGACAACACCAATATCCGGTAATTTTCGTCCATTGGTTTCTGCTGGAGCATACGTATTGAAgaaacaatcttttttttttatcagcttTTGCTCCATAACTCTTGGTactaaaattttattatttttcttcaggGTGTTTATGCACTACTTTTCCTGAAAAGTAGAGGAGCTCGTTCAATTGGTCATCGCCTTGCTGGGGATAATGGAAAGTTGAGGTATTGCTTTTGTGATACTCGTAATGGTAGCGATTATTTGCTGTAGATTACTGGTGGTAAACAAATAGATCCAAGTATTTGACTAGGAGGAGTTTATTGTGTAAATTCTGTGGTAAAAATAGTTGAGCTATATCTTATGTAAATgtaaattcctgatcaccattgTGCAGATTGAGTAGCCTTAAGAAACCCATATTTTGTTATATCCGAACTCGTATGTGCTGGGAATCATGAATCTCTTTCGAAATATTTCCAGTCTCTCCTAATTTCATCAAAGTGACATTAAGTTAAGTATCATAAAAGCTGCGCAAAAGATACTTCAACATCTGTAATTTATAGTTACTAAAATTCGACCACAAGTGAAACCTATCATCATTTCATTTACATGGTTttccattccttttttttttgttttttttttgtaaatatttgttTATGACCCTGGACAGCACGATAAGTCTGTGATTCCTTGTTGAGGATAGGTAAATGTAGCATTGAGTCAGTTTCATTGTTGAAAGTGCCCTAGTAACTGAATTCGATAATGTATAATTTTGAATACCTCAGTGATATGCTTGTGGTAAAGGTGATTATGCTGCTGCTTTAGTGATAACCAAACCATTATTGGGTCTTTTTTTTAGACCTGATGTTTCTTGTGCTGTCATAGCCGTTACTTCTATGTCTCAAGCTCTTTGCTAAATTTGTTTCTGTTCGATGATATCTAATTTTGTAGGATGGCAGCAGAATTGGAGCCATTGCAGCCCTTACTAAAGAAATGCATTGGTTACTTAGAAAAAGAATCTTTGCCGTCTGTGATAGAGTCTTCAAGACCTAGACTGCAGCTTGAGCGGATAAATGTATGGCTTGGCATCAAAGCATTGTAAGAAACTTGCTGACTTTAACGTAATCTTCATATACATTTTCTTTCCTAGTGGCATGATTATTTGATTTTCTTATTCTATGTGTCATTATTTTAAAGGCTTGGGTTTCTAGAGCCTTCAGCGTTTGAAGAAGGGATATTGGAGAGGTATCCATCTGTTGTTAACATTGTGCTCGACCATGTTAGCGATGATTCCCTTGAATTTAGTCATGCAGTCAACTGCTTGCGGCTGCTATTTGAAATGCTTGGTGGGTTCCCTATGCTGTCAATTTGTAAAGATGCCGTGTTACTTAAAATTTACTAAATGTATTTCGTTTTGCATGTGATTTCAGGATGTAAGCTATGGTTGAGGACCACATCGTCACCAAGTGTGATGCGCAACACTCTAGTGGGCCAGTGTTTTCATACTCGAAACGAGAAAAGCCATAAAGAAATTTTTGATCTTTTCGAGCCATTTTTACAGGCATGTTcgtgaatcaaactgtttttttATTTGTACCTCAAATTACAAACTCCTATTATCTACTTCTTGCCTTTCTGAGGAGCCGTGATATGTGTTTTTCATTTATGAAATACTGAAGAAGTGTAATTCACCACATCTGTGTAGTCTCTTGAAGCCTTGCAAGATGGGGAGCATGAAAAACAGCGTAGGCACTTTCTCTATTTTTTCCTTCATCAAGTAAATATGAGCAGTAACTTCAGTGTTCTAATGAGGAAGAAGGCTTGCCAGGTTAGGAAATTGTTATCTCTTCATGGTCGCTTAATGATTTTCACATCTTTCTAGGGTTTGTTGTGAAATAAACATGTAAAAATAGGCAATGTATCACAGTGTAGTGCATTGAACATTAATTCCTATACTTCGAGCTTATTTTTGCTGTTTGTTGCATGATGTTATTTTTCAGATAGCTCTGCGTATTATACATAGAGGCTATAAGATGAACCCGCCTTGTCCACCTTTTGAGTGCGCGCATATGTGGTACGGTATTATTTATAACTCTGTATGTATTATATAAACTTGTAATACATATTATGTATGTATTATGTGGTACGGTATATGATatatattatataaatgtatgtcCTTTTAGAACTTCATTCATATAATTTCTTAAGCAGCTTATAATTCTGAAGTTTTCGTATTGGGCAGGGGTCCTTCTTTAATCTGTTCTCTGAAGGATTCATCTCTTCACAATTCCCTGCGTCAACCAGCTTTTGATCTTATTCACGCTATTATAGTTTCTGATGCTGCAGCTTTGATAAGCTCAATGTTGAATGGGAACTCCATTTCTGTTGGGAATAGTTCTGTTGATtttaatgaagatgaagatgaggtaCTCTTTTCTCATGAGAAGGATGCTAGCTGTTGGAGCGACTTTAGTGCCCAATGCAAACTGACTTCTCAGGACTGTAGAGAGTGGATGTGTATTCCGATGTTATGGCTTGATATTCTAGTTGAAGTTCAGCCCTCAGCCCTTCCCATATCATTTTCCAAGGCTGTTCTGTGGTCTTTATCTCGATTTTCTCTGTTAGAGCCTGAAAGCATTACAGAAATGGCATTGTCGGTTGAAGATTGGCTACAAAAATATGCTGGAACAATACTAACCTCAATTGGGTGGGAGGCACCAACTGGTTCTGATGACGGTGGAGATGGAAGGGTGTCAAATAATTCAATCAAAGTATCAGAGATGTGTCTTCCTTTAATAAAGACATTCAAGAGGTTTTAAATCCTGCCTTCGGTTTTCtttttttaccttgatagttacTTTTACTTATTGTTTAGTAATACCTTATACTGCATTAATGATATATAAATGCGGCCGATCATCATGGAGCGTTAATCTGGCAGTGCATCTGTCAGTGACATGTGGGATGCACGTTCTTGGTGATCTAAGCACTGATTTTTACGAAGCTGCTCACTATTAAGATCATCCTCAATGTAAAGCATACAATTTAAATATCTTACCCATCAAAGTTCAGTTGAGTTTAGAGGTCATTGAGTGGTCCATTATCtgcaaggaaacaatttttttttaaggagCTTGGCATTTTCGGATGGGTTGTATTTCATAAAGGATATGGTGAGAAAGTTTTCTCCAAATAAATCACTGAAATGGTGAGAAAGTTTTCTCCAAAAAAATCAGCCGTCGGAACCCATCTGGGCTCCGTAGGCCAGGTGATTACGGCACTATAGAAGGATCCTGCATCTGTCAATTTAGTTTTATGGGTGGGTAGGTGATTACCGGAGCTTGGATCTTTCAGGTGTGCTGCTCATTATGTTGTCCAATTGGAAAAAGGCGAACTTTGGAAGCAATGGAAATGGGAGCCAAGTATGGCTGAGAGCTTGACGCTATTACTTCTGGATCCAAACGATGTAAGGATACTAACTTAAAATGTTCTTTGGAAGTTTGTTTCAAGAACCTTGTTATAACCAAATGCCTGAGTGGATACCAAGCTCTTGGCGTCTATTCAATTACTTTGTATTACAGCTATAATACTTTCTTTTTTGTGCAGAGTGTGAGACAAGTTGATAGGCTTATCCTCGAGCATGTTTCAAATACGAAGGGTCTTGCATCTGGACTGCAGTTTCTTTGTTCAAGTGGAGCTTCACTTTCTGCTGTTTATTTGGGATTGATACATGCACTAAAACTGGTGATGTGCTATGTACTCTTTCATCCAAGTTTTTAAAGATCTTTCTTCAAAACACGTGTCAGTGTTTATGTAGTTTTTAAAAaaatctcatataagtatactgTCAACATATGGAATCTGTGAAAAAGACTGATCTTACAAAACATGTTTATAATGTGACAGGTCCAATTGGAGAACGTTGTATCAAACTTTCCCTTCTTGCACCATTTCTTGTTTATTCTACGCAAACTTCTGCAAGATGTAACCTCGTCTCTTGAGAATAAACCAGGTAATCCAGTTGGTAATTCAAATATCTCAACGTTCTCATCCCAAGGAGGTTTTCTGCCGCAGCCTGATTTCGATGCTTCACCAGTAAATAGTCTTGAGCCAACAGTGGATTTAAAATCTTGGAAGAGTTTTAGTCGCTTATTATCTGAGAGTATGTGGCCATCTATGAAGAAATTGTTACTAGAAGGGAAAAGATATATCAATGAGAAGCCTTCGCAGGTAAATTCTTTGAGATAAACATAAACCTTTTTGTTTCATTTTCCGTGCATTGTATTTCGTCTTAATTGTTTGTAAAAGCATGGACTACACCTTGGTGTTAGCATATTTTTTTTTAAGGCTATGCTGATTATTGAGATAAATGTGCatagagaagatattttttaCCCTGTCACTTGGCAGTTCTCAAGATTATGATTTTTTCTTTCCAGATGACGTGTTTACGTTTGCTTGAGCTCGTCCCTATTGTTTTTGAGAAGGTTAGTCTGTCTGTGCACAAGCAATCAGTACGAGATTCATGCAGCGTGGATTGGCTTCATGATTTGGTTGATTGGGGAAAATCATCAATTTTAGTTGTAGTCATATACTGGAAGAAATCTGTAGTTTCATTGATGCGTTTACTTAAAGGTTCATATGATGGTAATTCTGCAAAGATTATTGGTTCCATTGAAACACTTATGCTGGGGGGTGAGTCTCTCCATTTCAATCTTTTATTATGTATTCTTGTCAGCTATGGTTACCTGTATGAATTAAAAACAAATGGGCACGTTTTTTTTTTAGTTACTTGAGTTGGTTTGTTGTTCGTTGCTTCATTTCAGATAACGTTGGATTAGATGAACTGAAGGAGAAAGTCTTCCGTCTCTCTGTTTCATTACCCAGTGACATGTCTTCTTCCATTGTTGCTGTTACAAGAGGTTCTTTTGAGAGCAATCCAGAGGTTTTGGATTTGGTACCCCTGGCTGTGGTAAAAAGTCATGAGAAATTAATCATTCTCTCTGATGATGAGGCAGAGACAGAGGTGTCGGAAGTGACTGTTCCATCGCACAGCAATCCAAGTTATTCTTGTATGGATGCCAAGACTCTGGATTTTGCTGCTGAGAAAAGCATATTACCAAATGATCATGGTAGGAAACTTGTTTCTGAAAATAGCAACTATAAAAATTTTCTATCAGCCCTTGAGTCGAAAGATACTGCAAAGAATGCTGGGTTGACTTCACAGAAGCATTCTGATGCTAAAAAGGGAATAAGAAAGGAAACAAATACAGGCGGTGTCATTGATCTGTTCCCATCAAAAACAAAAGTTGAACCCCTTAAGAAGAGCTCAGTTGAAAATattagttcgaaaacttcagatcaGGCTCGTTTTGGGGTAGCATCTGGTAGTAAGGTTTTGGCACCAAAGAATATTGTGCTGAAAGATTTAATGCATGATAACAATATCGCTCCATGGGAGAAAGCACTTGAATCTGCGAAAGCAATGAAGATGTCTGGTGCTACAGAGACAGAAAAAAGGCCAAGCGTCTTGAAAATTATGATTCCCGATGATGACAACGACCCTTGGGAGAAGGCAGTTGCTGCAACTCGTCCCCTTTCTTCAGTAGCAAAGCTGAACACATCAGTTACCAAGCGACAAGTCATTCAGCTAAATATGCCGATGGAAAATAAATCTGCTTTTGCGCGCAGGATGGATGCTGGAGCTAAGCGTTTGAAGCCTCCTAGGTTGGATGACTGGTACAGACCTATGTTAGAAATTGATTACTTTTCAATTGTGGGACTTTCACCTGAAGATCAAGAAGAGAGTGATACTAGTGCAAAACTTAAGAAGGTGCCCATGTGTTTTAAATCACCTGATCATTACGTGGATATTTTCCGGCCATTGGTACTGGAGGAATTCAAAGCTCAACTTCGTACTTCTTACGCAGAGTCGTCTTCATCAGAAGAGATGTGGTCTGATTTTGTATCTGTTGTGTCAGTTGATAGGGTTGATGATTTTAATCTTGTTCGCTGTGTCCCTAGTGACGGTGAATCTATTGAATCTAAGTGTTCAGAAAATGACCTGGTTTTGCTAACCAGACAGCCTCTGCAAAAATCTGCTCAGGATGTTCATATCGTTGGGAAGGTAACTGTTAATTGGTCCTTTCTAACAAGCGCTTGATTCCAAATAgtagcattttttttcttttaatttcgttAACTTTCTTGATTATCTTCCACTGTTAGTACATGTGGATGTCTCCTAACCTTAATTATGAGCTTGAAACTGGTAATTGGGTCTCTTTGTTCTATTAAAGGGTTCATAATAGATTCTTTGGCCCTGTCGATTATTTTGTTGTAAGCAAACAAGGTACATGGTGTAAGTCCTTATTTAGGGTGTCCCAGATTTTTCTTTATAACTGGTTATGTTAATGTAATGATTCCTTCTGCACAGGTTGATAGGCGCGAAAAGGACCACAAAAGAAGGTCAATTATCCTAGTTATCAGGTTGTATCTTCAAAATGGCTCAACACGTTTTAACAAAGCAAAAAGGCTCTTAGTAGATCGTAGCAAATGGTATCTAGCTCGGATCATGAGCCTTACTTCTCAACTTCGAGAATTTCAGGCGCTGTCATCCTTGAATGATATACCTGTACTTCCAGTTATCTTGAAGCCAACAGTTCATTCCAATGATTTTaacaaatctagaaaaattgaatTGGGAAAGCTACCAGAACCTCTAGCACGAGTGCTCAAGTCGTCATTCAATGACAGTCAGCTCCAAGCTATTAGTGATGCTATTGGAAATAATGTTACAAGTAGGGACTTTGAGTTGTCCCTTATCCAGGGCCCTCCAGGTTTGTTTATGCCTCAGCATTATTGATTTTATGTTTTTCTGGATGGAGCTAAGATTTGTCTCAGTCAACAATTCATAATACTTGAATTGCCTTTTCAGGTACAGGGAAAACTCGGACAATTCTAGCTATCGTTGGTGCATTACTTGCTCTACCGCCCCCACGAAAGATTGATGCATCAATGAACACCAATATCCCAAGATCAATGAACAATCAGTCTGATGCTGTTTCCAAAGCGTGGCAAGATGCTGCTGTTGCTAGGCAATTGAGTGAAGGAGAAGATAATTCCAACAAGTACATGGAGAATATAGGCAGAGGAAGGGTCCTAATCTGTGCTCAATCAAATGCGGCTGTGGATGAGCTAGTATCAAGAATTTCCAACCAAGGCTTGTATGGAAGTGATGGGAAAATGTATAGACCCTATCTGGTAAGAGTTGGAAATCAGAGAACAGTCCATCCATGTTCACTACCATTCTTTATTGATACATTGGTTGATCAAAGGGTGGCAGaagaaaaaatgaatgaaaatgaTGAGAAAAATGATTTGAATGGAGACGCTTCAATGAGACTTCGTGCTAGTCTCGAACAGCTAACTGACAGAATTAGATTTTATGAAGCTAAGCGTGCAAACTTAAAAGATGGAAATTCAGACTCAAAAAATTTGCCAGAAAGTGGGGTTCCTAAGGAGGATGAGGCGAAAGAAATGTCTGATGCAGCACTTGGGGAGAAGTTACAAAAAATGTATGAACAAAAGAGACAGATTTGTAGAGATCTTGGCGTTTCTCAATCGCGTGATAGGAAAGCTTCTGAAGAAATCAGGGCTCTCAGAAATAAAATACGAAAGTCTATATTGAAGGAAGCTAAAATAGTGGTGACTACATTGAGTGGTTGTGGTGGAGATCTTTATGGTGTTTGCTCAGAATCTATATCGGCTTATAAGTTTGGGAATTCCTCCGAACACACTCTGTTTGATGCTGTTGTGATTGATGAAGCTGCTCAAGTACAGTACTTGTACTTATTCTGTTGCTTCATATGGCTCTTCTAACATGTTTGTTTCCTACAAGttgtttatttttaatattttatttgtacTTCTCTTTTGCTTGTATAGGCTCTGGAACCAGCTACTTTAATTCCCCTTCAGCTGCTAAAATCAAACGGAACTAAATGCATTATGGTAAGTTTTGTCATTGATTAATCTAAGATTATGATTCATGGTTAAGTCTGAAAGTTTCCGATTTTAAGAACCAATAATGAAGCTTGGACATAAAAAATAAA comes from Papaver somniferum cultivar HN1 chromosome 7, ASM357369v1, whole genome shotgun sequence and encodes:
- the LOC113299953 gene encoding uncharacterized protein LOC113299953; amino-acid sequence: MAKKVITRSELLDRWRIIEDDSDDDDNKLIHKEQWFADTFSYLIDLPKEEHIWCASWGLMGPLLETFYNYFKDKGDDSPLKLLWKRISQEMRQCVLCVSQHHQAQEMYSTEYEASCIIPLLKVLQSLDEERVTHHLKELNAKISEGDYDGELHNAEVVCVMYEVLTYPILLDDQSLANEFQIFIEAVDDSHELKLTGQHQYPGVYALLFLKSRGARSIGHRLAGDNGKLRMAAELEPLQPLLKKCIGYLEKESLPSVIESSRPRLQLERINVWLGIKALLGFLEPSAFEEGILERYPSVVNIVLDHVSDDSLEFSHAVNCLRLLFEMLGCKLWLRTTSSPSVMRNTLVGQCFHTRNEKSHKEIFDLFEPFLQSLEALQDGEHEKQRRHFLYFFLHQVNMSSNFSVLMRKKACQIALRIIHRGYKMNPPCPPFECAHMWGPSLICSLKDSSLHNSLRQPAFDLIHAIIVSDAAALISSMLNGNSISVGNSSVDFNEDEDEVLFSHEKDASCWSDFSAQCKLTSQDCREWMCIPMLWLDILVEVQPSALPISFSKAVLWSLSRFSLLEPESITEMALSVEDWLQKYAGTILTSIGWEAPTGSDDGGDGRVSNNSIKVSEMCLPLIKTFKRCAAHYVVQLEKGELWKQWKWEPSMAESLTLLLLDPNDSVRQVDRLILEHVSNTKGLASGLQFLCSSGASLSAVYLGLIHALKLVQLENVVSNFPFLHHFLFILRKLLQDVTSSLENKPGNPVGNSNISTFSSQGGFLPQPDFDASPVNSLEPTVDLKSWKSFSRLLSESMWPSMKKLLLEGKRYINEKPSQMTCLRLLELVPIVFEKVSLSVHKQSVRDSCSVDWLHDLVDWGKSSILVVVIYWKKSVVSLMRLLKGSYDGNSAKIIGSIETLMLGDNVGLDELKEKVFRLSVSLPSDMSSSIVAVTRGSFESNPEVLDLVPLAVVKSHEKLIILSDDEAETEVSEVTVPSHSNPSYSCMDAKTLDFAAEKSILPNDHGRKLVSENSNYKNFLSALESKDTAKNAGLTSQKHSDAKKGIRKETNTGGVIDLFPSKTKVEPLKKSSVENISSKTSDQARFGVASGSKVLAPKNIVLKDLMHDNNIAPWEKALESAKAMKMSGATETEKRPSVLKIMIPDDDNDPWEKAVAATRPLSSVAKLNTSVTKRQVIQLNMPMENKSAFARRMDAGAKRLKPPRLDDWYRPMLEIDYFSIVGLSPEDQEESDTSAKLKKVPMCFKSPDHYVDIFRPLVLEEFKAQLRTSYAESSSSEEMWSDFVSVVSVDRVDDFNLVRCVPSDGESIESKCSENDLVLLTRQPLQKSAQDVHIVGKVDRREKDHKRRSIILVIRLYLQNGSTRFNKAKRLLVDRSKWYLARIMSLTSQLREFQALSSLNDIPVLPVILKPTVHSNDFNKSRKIELGKLPEPLARVLKSSFNDSQLQAISDAIGNNVTSRDFELSLIQGPPGTGKTRTILAIVGALLALPPPRKIDASMNTNIPRSMNNQSDAVSKAWQDAAVARQLSEGEDNSNKYMENIGRGRVLICAQSNAAVDELVSRISNQGLYGSDGKMYRPYLVRVGNQRTVHPCSLPFFIDTLVDQRVAEEKMNENDEKNDLNGDASMRLRASLEQLTDRIRFYEAKRANLKDGNSDSKNLPESGVPKEDEAKEMSDAALGEKLQKMYEQKRQICRDLGVSQSRDRKASEEIRALRNKIRKSILKEAKIVVTTLSGCGGDLYGVCSESISAYKFGNSSEHTLFDAVVIDEAAQALEPATLIPLQLLKSNGTKCIMVGDPKQLPATVLSQVASKYLYECSMFERLQRAGHPVTMLTKQYRMHPEICQFPSLHFYDNKLLNGDQMASKLAPFHEDRYLGPYIFFDVAEGQESRGRSSGSQSLCNESEAEAAVEVLRFFKKRYPAEFVGGRMGVISPYKSQVSLLHSRFSSAFGPASTADMEFNTVDGYQGREVDILILSTVRASDQSSAAPGINTGGIGFVADVRRMNVALTRAKLALWVFGNAATLKNNRSWGALVKNAEKRNLIVSLNRPYWSVFKKSFSDTQKSSLLPSSDSHHKHAKPPESIKTDTTKYADENEQNSEKASESMAENANNKFGRNRNRPISDDRNKKPIKEDIPIEVGVQQEGRKRPKDMKDPVRREHAKFNQAKGKEIARGQDEKSRSVTKSVPQQETVTSDKTLTETESGSSLSSTEGKDQENEVKDDGKETITIETPTKGLIARRKRQRDAVDALLPSAFIPSKKIGTRQKSESVKRPRSPTATTSGAQIKRPKPKKGTPQDREAV